GCAGATGGCCGAGGAGAATAAGGCGCTGCGCAAGGAGATCGCCGAGTTGCGTCGGGCCAATGAGATCTTGAAAGCAGCGGCGATTTTCTTCGGGGCCGAGCTCGACCGGCCCGGGAGACGGTGATCCGGTTCATCGCCGAACACAAGGACCACCAGGTCTCCGGCCCCGACGGTGGGGCCGGCTTGCGCTGGGGTGTCGAGCCCATGTGTGCGGTGCTCTCCGAGCACGGTGTGCCGATCAGTCCGTCGACGTACTACGAGTGGATCACGAAGACCCCGACGCGTCGCCAGATCCGGGATGCCGAGTTGGTCGAGATCATCACTGCGGCCAGGGAAGACAAGAAGAAAGGTCGGTTCGTCCAGACGTTGGGGTCGCGCAAGTTGTGGATCTGGCTGCGCGGGCAGGGCCACGATGTGGCACGGTGCACGGTGGAGCGGATCATGCGCCAACAGGGTTGGGAGGGTGCGCGTTACGGGTCCAAGCACAAGACCACCGTCGCCGACGACAGCCACCAGCGGTACCCCGATCTGGTTGATCGACGCTTCTACGCCTGTGCGCCAAACCGGTTATGGGTGGCTGACTTCACCTACGTGTCGACGTGGATGGGGTTCGTCTACGTGGCGTTCGTCATCGACGCCTACAGCCGCCGGATCCTGGGCTGGCGCGCCGCCCGGTCGATGACCACCGATCTGGTCCTCGATGCGATCGAGCACGCCTTCTTCACCCGCACCCAGGACGGCACCACCAGCCTGCGCGGGCTGATCGCGCACAGCGACGCCGGCAGCCAGTACACATCGGTGGCGTTCACCCAGCGCCTCATCGACGAGGGCGTGGATCCCTCGGTCGGCTCGGTCGGCGACGCGCTGGACAACGCCTTGGCCGAGACCACCGTTGGCTCATTCAAGAACGAACTCATCCGTCGGCAAGGCCCCTGGCGTGACGTCAACCAGGTCGAGCTCGCCACCGCCGAATGGGTCGCGTGGTTCAACACCGAACGCCCCCACGAGTACCTCGACGACTTCACCCCTGAGGCCGTCGAGAGGCTCCACTACGATCACAGACGCACTCCACCAAAGGCGGGGTGATTCAACAAATGCAGTCTCTGGACTCACCGGGACGGGTCATACCGCCATGGAGTGAGTGATTGGCCCGACGGTCTTGACTAGGGGCACGCACTGTCAGCGATTGTGTTGTGCTGCAACCGGGATAATCAGTCTGACCCCCGTGTGTGACCGTGGTGTCGTACGCTTCTCTAACTGCAACTTGCCAGGGGGTTCCGATGGTGCCGTCATCATCGGCGCGTGTTGTGTCCATCGCGACCGCGTCCACAGTGTGGTTCCTTGCGGGGATGTCCGTGCTGGCGATCATCGCAGCAGCGGCGTGCGTCGGGGCTCCCGCGGCCGGTGCGGTCCCTGGTGATCCGCTTAACGGGTGTGTGACCGCGTTGGCTCAGCAGCTTTGTGACGGGCCGATCCGCGAGGACGGGTCGTGGAAACGCTGCCTGTTCAGCGACGGCGTTGGGTTCTCTCCGCCGACCGTGAATTGTTTCATCGTCCCTGGCGCCGACCAGATCCCGATGTTCCCGATCGGGCAGCCGAACTACCACATCGAAGGCTAGGCGACTTCAACCCGTCGCGTCGAGTCGGACCGACTAGGCGGCGGCCCCCGCGAGCACCCCGTCGACCGAGTACATCGACTGCCACGGTTCGGTGCGCATCCACTCCGGCCGCAAATCCCATTCATCCGGCGTGTATTCGGGATAGCCGGTGACCGCCTCGACGCCGTAGCGGACCGCCAGTCGTTGAGCGAGGTCGCGCGCCGCCGCGGCGCCGATCTGCTCATCAGGGACAAAGAAGCGGACTATTTCCACTGCGGCCGCGCGGATCACCGGGATGTCGATCTCGATGACCGAATAGCAGTTGCGGCCGGTGTCGGGATCGACCTCGAGACGCGTCTCTCGACCGAGCATCGAAAATTGCCCGCTCGACGTCAGGATCGGCGTCTCGCCCCGGTTGTCGTTATGGCTCACCGCCTGATGGCAGACCACCTCTGTGAGGACGAGGGCGACCTTGCCGGTCGGGCCTTCGGCGGCGCGGCGCACCGCTTCGGCCCGGGGATTATTGCCGCGGACAGTGGCGGCGTGGCGCATGCCGCGGACCATTGCGCGCATCCGGAAAATCGCGTCAACAACATTCGCGCACGCGTAGACACCACACTTGCATCCTTCTGCTGGCGGCGCATGATCGTAGTAACAACAACGAGCACGCATGATCCGGCCGCTCGCGCGCAGATCCGACGCTCCCCGGCGTCCATATGCGTGCCGTATTTGCGGGGAGTGCAACGTCAGCCGGTCATCGTGCGGCCGCGTGTACCAGAAACGCCAGCCGACGACGGCCTCGCGGTGCTGGCGCTCGGCCATCAGCATTACCTCGCTGATCAAGTCAGGCCGTAGTGGGGGTCCGCTACGGGGCACGGGTGAGGACGACGTTCAGAGCAGACCAGTCGGTGGATGAATTGATCGCGCCGACGAAGGCTGTCGAAACCGGGGAATCGCTAATGATCAACCCGGCTGCCACACCGCCCCGACTTCCGTTGAAGCGTTGTGCTCCACCGGTGATTCCGGAGAAGTCGTCAGCCCTGGCACCCAAGCCCTGCACCACCAGACTCCCCGCGGGGACGGTCGCGGACTGCATCGCTGACGAGCTCGCCCCGTACGCAGATGCGGGAGTGCCAACCGACCCAATGCCCAAGTACGAGACAGAACCCGCGCACGCAGAGTTAGTAGCGTTGCTCTTGGTGGCCGCTACCGTCTTGGAGCCGCCAGCAACACCGGCAAGGTGGTACAGCGCGAGCTGCCCCAGGCTGGCATTGTTGTTGTGGGACACCGCGCCCAGCAGCGTCATGGCGACTCCGCCGTACGTGCAACCCGTTGAGGTGGCGGTTCCGGTGGTGCAGTGCCAGACAAATACATCCGCGCCCGCTGTGGCGGTGTGACTCCACGATTGGACCGATCCGGTGCCGTTGGCGCCGTCCCCGACAGCGTCAAACGGAACTGCCTGTGATCCGGCGAACATCCCGCCCCTAGCGACGAACATCATGCGGCACCTCCCACGCTACGCAAGCCGGCGCGGATGTTCGCGCACTCGAACCCATGAAGGCTGCGATCCGCCGAAAGACCTAGCGCCGCAGCCACATCCGCATGAGTTATGACAAGTCCGTCATCCATCTTGACCGCGAGCTGCGTGATCGCCGGCCAACACCGCAACACCAACGGCAGCACCTCACCGATGGGATCTGGCGCGTACGCCCCGGCCGTCAACGCGTATCGCCGTAACTCCTCGAAGTCCGGCTGACCCGCCAACACCTGGTGGATCTGCGCCGGAGTCGGAGACGGCCCGAACCGTGCGATCGCCTCGGCTACCGGCCCCGCCGCGGCCACCAAGTGGCGTCGGGCCTCCGTCACCGTGGTCAACGGCACCACTCGGCATTGCCCGTTGAGCTGCCTGCCGTCACGGTGAACGATTGGGGCGCCTTGTTCTGGTCGAAAGACCTCGGCAGTGTCCACCTCACCGCCTAGCAGTACGGCAATGACGGCGTGACCTGCTTCGTGTCCGGCATGCGCCAGCCGCTCCGAAAGCTGAAATCCCTGTCGTGGTTTGGCTTCTAGCGACGCCG
The nucleotide sequence above comes from Mycolicibacterium moriokaense. Encoded proteins:
- a CDS encoding IS3 family transposase (programmed frameshift); amino-acid sequence: MGRVSKYPDELRERAVRMVAEVRPQYPSQWAAITAVAGMLGIGTPETLRTWIRRSEVDTGQRPGVTTQMAEENKALRKEIAELRRANEILKAAANFLRGRARPARETVIRFIAEHKDHQVSGPDGGAGLRWGVEPMCAVLSEHGVPISPSTYYEWITKTPTRRQIRDAELVEIITAAREDKKKGRFVQTLGSRKLWIWLRGQGHDVARCTVERIMRQQGWEGARYGSKHKTTVADDSHQRYPDLVDRRFYACAPNRLWVADFTYVSTWMGFVYVAFVIDAYSRRILGWRAARSMTTDLVLDAIEHAFFTRTQDGTTSLRGLIAHSDAGSQYTSVAFTQRLIDEGVDPSVGSVGDALDNALAETTVGSFKNELIRRQGPWRDVNQVELATAEWVAWFNTERPHEYLDDFTPEAVERLHYDHRRTPPKAG
- a CDS encoding CDGP domain-containing protein, with protein sequence MSIATASTVWFLAGMSVLAIIAAAACVGAPAAGAVPGDPLNGCVTALAQQLCDGPIREDGSWKRCLFSDGVGFSPPTVNCFIVPGADQIPMFPIGQPNYHIEG